In Palleronia sp. LCG004, a single window of DNA contains:
- a CDS encoding RDD family protein, translating into MTAIGLPDPDTLPEFYSDIPTKRAMAWIVDVIVITLISLLLTPLTLFTSIFFFPIFYFCVGYAYRVATLARGSATWGMRLMAIEIRDRTGGKLDLANAFLHTTGYAISVAVFPLQLISGVLMLATPRAQGLTDHAMGSAAINRATL; encoded by the coding sequence ATGACCGCGATCGGATTGCCGGATCCCGACACGCTGCCGGAATTCTATTCCGATATCCCGACGAAGCGCGCGATGGCCTGGATCGTCGACGTGATCGTCATCACGTTGATCTCCCTGCTGCTGACCCCGCTCACGCTTTTCACCTCGATCTTCTTCTTTCCGATCTTCTATTTCTGCGTGGGATACGCCTATCGCGTGGCGACGCTCGCACGGGGATCGGCCACATGGGGCATGCGTCTCATGGCGATCGAGATTCGCGACCGGACGGGCGGGAAACTCGATCTCGCAAACGCGTTCCTCCACACGACCGGCTATGCGATCTCGGTCGCGGTGTTTCCGCTGCAACTGATCTCGGGCGTCTTGATGCTCGCGACGCCGCGGGCCCAGGGCTTGACCGATCACGCCATGGGATCGGCCGCGATCAACCGCGCGACGCTCTGA
- a CDS encoding DUF2852 domain-containing protein yields MSTIADVPTQRGNWLARAENWLDARGKAAWIAAMVVGFIAFWPIGLALLAFMLFRGKFGETRTSSRAPRFMTRGSSGNAAFDAYRNETLRRLEDEQKAFESFLERLREAKDKAEFDEFMKDRAARHDEERPVEA; encoded by the coding sequence ATGAGCACTATCGCAGACGTTCCGACCCAGCGCGGCAACTGGCTGGCCCGCGCCGAGAACTGGCTCGATGCCCGTGGCAAGGCGGCCTGGATCGCGGCCATGGTCGTGGGTTTCATCGCCTTCTGGCCCATCGGCCTCGCGCTTCTCGCGTTCATGCTGTTTCGCGGCAAGTTCGGCGAGACGCGGACCTCCTCCCGTGCGCCGCGCTTCATGACGCGGGGCTCCTCGGGCAACGCGGCCTTCGACGCCTATCGCAACGAGACGTTGCGCCGGCTCGAGGACGAACAGAAAGCCTTCGAATCCTTCCTTGAGCGTCTGCGCGAGGCGAAGGACAAGGCCGAGTTCGATGAATTCATGAAGGATCGTGCCGCCAGGCACGACGAGGAACGGCCCGTCGAGGCCTGA
- a CDS encoding YbaK/EbsC family protein codes for MSKSLKRVSAALESAGIEGRPVEATETTRTAAEAAAALGVEVDQIGKSIILRGEVSDRAVLFLTAGGNRVDAALASALAGESLGKADAALIRAQTGFAIGGVAPVGHLKEIRGWIDRRLLDFDVVWCAAGTPRHNFPVDPRQLIETFGLVPGDFTS; via the coding sequence ATGAGCAAGAGCCTGAAACGCGTATCCGCCGCGCTCGAAAGTGCGGGGATCGAAGGTCGCCCGGTCGAGGCGACGGAGACGACGCGCACGGCCGCCGAGGCTGCCGCGGCCCTGGGCGTCGAGGTCGACCAGATCGGCAAGTCGATCATCCTGCGCGGCGAGGTCTCGGATCGCGCGGTCCTGTTTCTCACCGCGGGTGGCAACAGGGTCGATGCGGCGCTCGCAAGCGCACTTGCCGGCGAAAGCCTCGGCAAGGCGGATGCGGCTCTCATCCGCGCACAGACGGGCTTCGCGATCGGCGGCGTCGCTCCTGTCGGTCATCTAAAGGAGATCCGGGGCTGGATCGACCGGCGTCTTCTCGATTTCGACGTGGTCTGGTGTGCGGCCGGGACACCACGGCACAATTTCCCCGTGGATCCGCGCCAGCTGATCGAAACTTTCGGCCTTGTACCGGGTGATTTCACGAGCTGA
- a CDS encoding arginyltransferase, with protein sequence MRHTLPIAPQFYVTAPQPCPYLPGRMERKLFTGLQGDEAPLLNDSLSKQGFRRSQNVLYRPSCAECSACLSARIRVADFRPSRTQRRVARRNGYLRRTANAPWATEEQYALFRDYLDSRHADGGMADMDIFEFAAMIEETPIRSRVIEYRDQTGEEAELAAVCLTDVLDDGLSMVYSFFDPDRVGDSLGTYAILDHVEIARESGLPYVYLGYWVPGSPKMGYKAKFDALEIYFGRAWQPLGDPEAFAAAQRPRATDPIAEQVARISLPDTMTRRD encoded by the coding sequence ATGCGCCATACGCTGCCCATCGCGCCGCAATTCTACGTTACGGCGCCACAGCCCTGCCCCTATCTGCCGGGTCGGATGGAGCGCAAGCTCTTCACCGGGTTGCAGGGCGACGAGGCACCGCTCCTGAACGACAGCTTGTCGAAGCAGGGCTTCAGGCGATCCCAGAACGTCCTCTATCGGCCAAGCTGCGCGGAATGCTCGGCCTGTCTCTCGGCACGAATCCGGGTGGCGGATTTCCGACCCAGCCGCACGCAGCGACGGGTCGCGCGCAGGAACGGATACTTGCGGCGAACCGCCAACGCGCCCTGGGCGACGGAGGAGCAATACGCGCTCTTCCGCGACTATCTCGATTCACGGCATGCCGACGGCGGCATGGCCGACATGGATATCTTTGAATTCGCCGCAATGATCGAGGAAACGCCGATCCGCAGCCGCGTCATCGAGTATCGCGATCAGACCGGGGAGGAAGCCGAGCTTGCAGCCGTCTGCCTGACCGACGTGCTCGATGACGGGTTGTCGATGGTCTATTCCTTCTTCGATCCCGACCGCGTGGGCGACAGCCTCGGCACCTACGCGATCCTCGACCATGTCGAGATCGCACGGGAATCGGGCCTTCCCTACGTCTATCTCGGCTATTGGGTGCCGGGATCGCCCAAGATGGGCTACAAGGCGAAGTTCGACGCGCTGGAGATCTATTTCGGTCGCGCCTGGCAGCCGTTGGGAGATCCCGAGGCATTCGCGGCAGCCCAGCGGCCGCGTGCCACCGATCCGATCGCCGAACAGGTGGCGCGGATCTCGCTTCCCGACACGATGACACGGCGCGACTAG